The following proteins are encoded in a genomic region of Synechococcus sp. CBW1002:
- a CDS encoding MoaD/ThiS family protein — MTPKPATPPPLNVRLFARLREKAGWGQRSLALLDPEAGGGSELAEAPTAAEVWQRLGLGPWPAGVRVAVNQQFADPTQSLAPGDEVAFLPPITGG, encoded by the coding sequence ATGACACCCAAGCCTGCCACCCCGCCTCCCCTCAACGTGCGGCTGTTCGCGCGCTTGCGCGAAAAGGCCGGCTGGGGGCAGCGGAGCCTGGCACTCCTGGATCCGGAAGCGGGCGGTGGCAGCGAACTGGCGGAAGCCCCCACCGCTGCCGAGGTCTGGCAGCGGCTCGGACTCGGTCCCTGGCCCGCCGGGGTGCGGGTGGCGGTGAACCAGCAGTTCGCCGATCCCACCCAGAGCCTGGCCCCCGGCGATGAGGTGGCCTTTCTGCCGCCAATCACCGGTGGCTGA
- a CDS encoding alpha-amylase family glycosyl hydrolase: MYEQVSHSLLNAILDDLKPEIRRQDLRHFYTRLGANFYAIYSLFFRLYGHRPDFKRQMLGLVETMAEGYINRSPELEALDIAREKDHNWFLSQQWVGMALYTNGFARNLRDLADKTEYFQELGVNMIHVMPILKCPIGKSDGGYAVSDFRQIDDRVGDLEDLQHLASELRQRQILLVLDIVMNHTSDEHTWARKAVAGDPIYQDYYYMYESRDIPDLFERSMPEVFPESSPGNFTWNEETQRWVMTVFHDYQWDLNYSNPEVFIEMLGVVLFWANNGVDIMRLDAVAFLWKEIGTDCQNERNAHLLLQLMKDCCQATAPGVLFIAEAIVAPVEVIKYFGEDAISAKECEIAYNATFMALLWDAVATQNARLLTRGLRSLPNKLDRATWLNYLRCHDDIGFGFDDQDVLAVGYQPRSHRRFLTDFFCGEFEGSPSRGLPFMRNEVTGDARICGSLASLAGLEKAMQEENPVAINIAISRILMLHSLIFSFGGIPLLYNGDALGLLNDYSYQQDPAKVSDNRWVHRPSIDWQHAERRHQSGTVENRLFTALRRMIAIRKSLDAFADFNNRELLDTGNEHLLCFLRSYQQRPSEQVLVVANFHSTPQALPVDVLRRRGLDFTAPLIDVFTGRRPHQIEENILLQSYQFYWLKQV; the protein is encoded by the coding sequence ATGTATGAACAGGTCTCCCACTCGCTGCTCAATGCAATTCTTGATGACCTGAAACCTGAGATCCGACGTCAGGATCTCAGACACTTCTATACGCGCTTGGGTGCCAACTTTTATGCGATTTACTCGCTGTTCTTCCGTCTATATGGTCACAGGCCTGATTTCAAGCGCCAGATGCTGGGCTTGGTCGAAACGATGGCGGAAGGTTATATCAATCGTTCGCCTGAGCTGGAGGCGCTCGACATAGCCCGGGAGAAGGACCACAACTGGTTTCTCTCCCAGCAATGGGTCGGCATGGCCCTTTACACCAATGGCTTCGCCAGAAACCTGCGGGATCTGGCTGACAAGACCGAGTATTTCCAGGAACTCGGGGTCAACATGATTCATGTGATGCCGATTCTGAAGTGTCCAATCGGCAAGAGTGATGGCGGCTATGCCGTGAGCGACTTCAGGCAGATCGATGACCGGGTCGGTGATCTGGAGGATCTTCAGCATCTTGCCTCGGAGCTGCGTCAGCGCCAGATCCTGTTGGTGCTTGACATCGTGATGAATCACACTTCGGATGAGCATACCTGGGCTCGGAAGGCCGTCGCGGGAGATCCTATCTATCAGGATTACTACTATATGTATGAGAGTCGCGATATCCCTGACCTTTTTGAGAGGTCAATGCCTGAAGTCTTTCCTGAGTCGTCGCCGGGCAACTTCACCTGGAATGAGGAGACCCAGCGCTGGGTCATGACGGTCTTCCACGATTATCAATGGGATCTCAATTACAGTAATCCTGAAGTCTTCATTGAAATGCTGGGAGTGGTGCTGTTCTGGGCCAACAATGGTGTTGACATCATGCGGTTGGATGCGGTGGCATTCCTGTGGAAGGAAATCGGCACCGACTGTCAGAACGAGCGTAATGCCCATCTTCTGCTCCAGCTGATGAAGGACTGCTGCCAGGCCACGGCCCCGGGAGTGTTATTCATTGCTGAGGCGATTGTCGCCCCTGTCGAGGTGATTAAATATTTCGGCGAAGATGCGATCAGCGCCAAGGAGTGCGAGATTGCTTACAATGCCACCTTCATGGCCCTGCTCTGGGATGCGGTGGCGACCCAGAACGCCAGGCTGCTCACCCGGGGGCTCAGGAGTCTTCCCAATAAGCTGGATCGTGCCACCTGGCTCAACTATCTGCGTTGTCATGATGACATCGGCTTCGGTTTTGATGACCAGGATGTGTTGGCTGTCGGTTATCAGCCCAGGTCCCATCGGCGGTTTCTGACCGACTTCTTCTGTGGTGAGTTTGAGGGATCTCCCTCCCGGGGACTTCCATTCATGCGCAATGAAGTCACGGGGGATGCTCGCATCTGTGGCTCCCTGGCCTCCCTTGCGGGTCTGGAGAAGGCGATGCAGGAAGAGAATCCGGTGGCAATCAATATCGCGATCAGTCGAATTCTGATGCTGCATAGCCTGATCTTTTCGTTCGGTGGTATTCCCTTGCTCTACAACGGTGATGCCCTTGGCCTGCTGAATGACTATAGCTATCAACAGGATCCAGCCAAGGTCTCAGACAACCGCTGGGTGCATCGGCCAAGCATTGATTGGCAGCATGCCGAGCGGCGTCATCAGAGCGGCACAGTGGAGAATCGGCTGTTCACGGCGTTACGGCGGATGATCGCCATCCGTAAGTCGCTGGATGCCTTTGCCGATTTCAACAACCGAGAGTTGTTGGATACGGGTAACGAGCATCTGCTCTGCTTCTTGCGTTCCTATCAGCAGCGTCCCTCCGAGCAGGTCTTGGTGGTGGCTAACTTCCATTCCACTCCGCAGGCCCTCCCTGTTGATGTGCTGCGGCGGCGCGGGCTCGATTTCACGGCTCCGCTGATTGATGTGTTCACCGGTCGCAGGCCCCACCAGATCGAGGAGAATATCTTGCTGCAGAGCTATCAATTTTACTGGCTGAAGCAGGTCTGA
- a CDS encoding sulfite exporter TauE/SafE family protein, translated as MEAQPGLWLTLGLVAFLYASVGHAGASGYIAALSLFGTDPETIRPTALLLNVVVAALGSWQFIQAGHLRWRRFWPLVLLSIPGAFLGGSLALPKRVFQSLVGVILLGSALRFLQRPQDPEQVQPPGPATLVSVGGALGFLAGLTGTGGGVFLSPLMLLAGWSRTRETAAVAVVFILVNSLAGLAGLISTGRSVPAEAWPLIPVVVLLGGCGAALGSRVLPVPIIRCCLALVLSLAGVRLLLGPDVRNGPLERTEAGSRLDVAPVGVGAVDVRPASASKIDSSAARYSPRSGGACDR; from the coding sequence ATGGAGGCCCAACCAGGGCTGTGGCTCACCCTCGGCCTGGTGGCCTTCCTCTACGCCAGCGTGGGCCACGCAGGGGCCTCCGGATACATCGCCGCCCTTAGCTTGTTCGGCACCGATCCGGAGACGATCCGCCCCACCGCCCTGCTGCTCAACGTGGTTGTGGCAGCGCTGGGGAGTTGGCAGTTCATCCAGGCGGGCCACCTGCGCTGGCGACGCTTCTGGCCGCTGGTGCTGCTCTCGATCCCTGGGGCTTTCCTGGGGGGCAGCCTGGCCCTGCCGAAGCGGGTGTTCCAGAGCCTGGTGGGGGTGATTCTGCTGGGCTCGGCCCTGCGGTTTTTGCAGAGACCCCAGGATCCGGAGCAGGTACAGCCACCCGGCCCGGCGACGCTGGTGTCCGTGGGCGGTGCCCTGGGGTTCCTGGCCGGGCTGACCGGAACGGGAGGGGGCGTGTTCCTCAGTCCGCTGATGCTGCTGGCGGGCTGGAGTCGCACTCGCGAGACAGCGGCCGTGGCCGTTGTCTTCATCCTGGTGAACTCCCTGGCCGGGCTGGCAGGCCTGATCTCCACCGGCAGAAGCGTGCCGGCGGAAGCCTGGCCGCTGATCCCGGTGGTGGTGCTCCTCGGCGGCTGCGGCGCCGCCTTGGGCAGCCGAGTTCTGCCGGTTCCGATCATCCGGTGCTGCCTTGCTCTGGTGCTGAGCCTGGCGGGAGTGCGTCTGCTGCTGGGCCCAGACGTCCGGAACGGCCCCCTGGAGCGAACCGAGGCAGGAAGCCGCCTGGATGTGGCCCCTGTGGGTGTTGGAGCAGTGGATGTCAGACCTGCTTCAGCCAGTAAAATTGATAGCTCTGCAGCAAGATATTCTCCTCGATCTGGTGGGGCCTGCGACCGGTGA
- a CDS encoding nucleoside deaminase → MTSPDIESVEYKKRFLHEATRLAIEAVEKGWGGPFGAVIVKDGEIIGRGQNRVLLTGIPVYHAEVTAIIDSCSRINSKALLGSDVYEGNLKMIPRPDGSPDPVPERAQMLKGCDLYVNGAPCPMCMSAIYWARIDRLYFGTRLEDTSMIGFDDEFQYIDFQLPWEQRKAIQCFPDFERDFALQACQAWINKQDRHPY, encoded by the coding sequence ATGACGTCTCCAGACATTGAAAGCGTCGAATACAAGAAGCGGTTTCTTCACGAGGCCACCCGCTTGGCGATCGAAGCCGTTGAGAAAGGATGGGGTGGACCCTTTGGCGCGGTGATTGTCAAGGATGGCGAGATTATCGGCCGAGGTCAGAATCGCGTGCTGCTCACTGGAATCCCGGTCTATCACGCGGAGGTCACGGCAATTATTGATTCCTGCTCCAGGATCAACTCCAAGGCGCTTCTGGGTTCCGATGTCTACGAAGGCAATCTGAAAATGATTCCACGTCCCGACGGATCTCCCGATCCAGTGCCGGAGAGGGCTCAGATGCTGAAGGGCTGTGATCTCTATGTCAATGGAGCGCCCTGTCCGATGTGCATGAGCGCCATCTATTGGGCTCGGATCGATCGCTTGTACTTCGGCACCCGGCTGGAGGACACAAGCATGATTGGATTCGATGATGAGTTCCAGTACATCGACTTCCAGCTTCCCTGGGAGCAGCGCAAGGCGATTCAGTGTTTTCCGGATTTTGAGCGGGACTTTGCCCTCCAGGCCTGCCAAGCCTGGATCAACAAGCAGGATCGCCACCCCTATTGA
- the ltrA gene encoding group II intron reverse transcriptase/maturase: protein MTTDKPLPITKVMVWKAYQQVKRNGQAAGVDGQSLDDFNKDLENNLYKLWNRMASGSYLPPPVRRVEIPKSGGGVRPLGIPTVADRIAQMVVKQVLEPELELIFDQDSYGYRPGKSAHQAVEVCRQRCWRSNWVLDLDIKGFFDAIDHDLLMRAIKAHTSERWVVLYLQRWLQAPVLLPDGTLHPRDRGTPQGGVISPLLANLFLHYAFDVWMRRSHPAIAFERYADDVICHCHSEKEARRLLEALQDRFASCGLQLHPQKTQVVYCRDSNRRAPLADVTFTFLGFAFRPRVSRNSRGVIYTGFLPAVSPQALQRMRERIRSIGLPSLVYLSLEEIAKVLNPVIRGWIQYYGRFYRTELIRKLYRYLDDRIAAWLRQKYKRLRGRRLQSWRVLARIRSGHRDLFAHWRRVSEVACG, encoded by the coding sequence ATGACAACAGACAAGCCGCTACCGATTACCAAGGTGATGGTCTGGAAGGCCTATCAACAGGTGAAACGGAACGGACAGGCGGCCGGTGTGGATGGCCAAAGCCTGGACGACTTCAACAAGGATCTGGAGAATAATCTCTACAAACTCTGGAATCGGATGGCATCAGGAAGTTATCTTCCGCCACCAGTTCGGCGTGTGGAGATTCCCAAATCCGGTGGAGGCGTCAGGCCGCTGGGTATCCCGACGGTTGCTGATCGCATCGCACAGATGGTGGTCAAGCAGGTGCTGGAGCCAGAGCTGGAGCTGATCTTTGATCAGGATTCCTACGGCTACAGACCGGGCAAGTCAGCGCATCAGGCAGTAGAGGTCTGCCGTCAGCGCTGCTGGAGGTCCAACTGGGTTCTCGATCTCGACATCAAGGGGTTTTTCGATGCTATCGATCACGACCTGTTGATGCGCGCGATCAAGGCCCATACCTCCGAGCGCTGGGTGGTGCTCTACCTGCAACGATGGCTGCAGGCACCGGTTCTGTTGCCGGATGGCACGCTCCATCCCAGGGACCGGGGCACACCGCAAGGTGGTGTCATCAGTCCACTGCTGGCCAATCTGTTCCTGCACTATGCGTTTGATGTGTGGATGCGCCGGAGCCACCCGGCCATTGCCTTTGAGCGCTATGCAGATGATGTGATCTGTCATTGCCACAGCGAGAAGGAAGCTCGGCGGTTGCTGGAGGCATTGCAGGATCGCTTTGCGTCCTGTGGCCTCCAGCTTCATCCCCAGAAGACCCAGGTGGTCTACTGCAGGGATAGCAACCGCCGGGCACCGCTTGCTGATGTCACGTTCACGTTTCTTGGTTTCGCGTTTCGGCCACGTGTGTCTCGCAATTCTCGCGGAGTCATCTACACAGGCTTTTTGCCGGCAGTGAGTCCGCAGGCTCTCCAGCGTATGCGGGAGAGGATTAGGTCGATAGGGCTTCCATCGCTCGTGTATCTGTCGCTTGAGGAGATCGCTAAAGTGCTGAATCCAGTGATTCGTGGCTGGATTCAGTACTACGGTCGTTTCTATAGGACAGAACTGATCAGGAAGTTGTATCGCTACCTGGATGACAGAATTGCAGCCTGGTTACGGCAGAAGTACAAAAGGCTGCGGGGTCGTCGGCTCCAAAGCTGGCGAGTACTTGCCAGGATCAGGTCTGGACATCGTGATCTGTTCGCGCACTGGCGTCGAGTCAGTGAAGTGGCATGTGGATGA
- a CDS encoding deaminase, whose product MREAGVVNKTGGPFGCVIVKDGQVIGAAGNSVMRDHDPSAHAEVNAIRQACT is encoded by the coding sequence ATGCGGGAAGCCGGAGTTGTGAACAAAACCGGCGGACCCTTCGGCTGCGTGATCGTCAAGGATGGTCAGGTGATCGGCGCTGCCGGCAACAGTGTGATGCGGGATCATGATCCCTCCGCCCATGCCGAGGTGAATGCGATTCGGCAAGCCTGCACTTGA
- a CDS encoding molybdenum cofactor biosynthesis protein MoaE, producing MADPSPAPRKVTATLAIALEAGPFDPFEALKSWSDGSEAPAVTHFIGRVRGWSAAGEPLAALELEHYPGMTDAQLERLAAEAAVRHGVLAVLVRHRVGKVRPGEAIVLVAVAADRRGPAQRCCQELLEALKHEAPFWKKEVRVDGNGRWVEGNTPLTERERSGTAEPQREQP from the coding sequence GTGGCTGATCCCAGCCCAGCACCGCGAAAGGTCACAGCGACCCTTGCGATCGCCCTGGAGGCCGGGCCCTTCGATCCCTTCGAGGCGCTGAAGTCCTGGAGCGACGGCAGTGAAGCTCCGGCAGTGACCCACTTCATCGGTCGGGTGCGGGGCTGGAGCGCAGCCGGTGAACCGCTGGCGGCGCTGGAACTGGAGCATTACCCCGGCATGACCGACGCCCAGTTGGAGCGACTCGCCGCCGAGGCCGCCGTCCGCCATGGGGTGCTGGCGGTTCTGGTCCGCCATCGGGTGGGGAAGGTGCGCCCCGGCGAGGCGATCGTGCTGGTGGCGGTGGCCGCGGATCGACGCGGCCCTGCCCAGCGGTGCTGCCAGGAACTGCTGGAGGCGCTCAAGCACGAGGCCCCGTTCTGGAAGAAGGAGGTGCGGGTGGACGGCAACGGTCGGTGGGTGGAGGGCAACACACCGTTAACGGAGAGGGAGCGTTCCGGCACGGCAGAGCCCCAGCGGGAACAGCCGTGA
- a CDS encoding IS1595 family transposase translates to MAMNRIQFQPSLSLPQFIELYGTEEKCEAALEQARWPDGFRCPRCHTQEHGIIHGRRHKRYQCRNCRHQATLTADTIMEATKLPLTTWFLAFYLVGQAKTGISSLALMRHLGVNYRTAWLVHNKIMQAMSEREEAYVLRGKVQVDDAYLGGERRGGKTGRGSENKVPIVAAVSLDDTGCPVHVKLSTVPTFSFAAIADWAQDSLAIGCEVVSDGLACFRAVAEVGCFHHPVVVNGRHPNELPEFHWINTILSNLKTSFSGTFHALRFDKYADRYLGAFTYRFNRRFNLSAMTDRVVHAVCICTARPERHLRNAELAT, encoded by the coding sequence ATGGCCATGAATCGGATCCAGTTCCAGCCGAGTCTTTCTCTGCCTCAGTTCATAGAGCTCTACGGCACAGAGGAGAAGTGTGAGGCCGCACTTGAGCAAGCGCGCTGGCCAGATGGCTTTCGTTGCCCACGTTGTCACACTCAGGAGCATGGGATCATCCATGGCCGGCGCCACAAGCGCTACCAGTGCCGGAACTGCCGCCATCAGGCCACCCTCACGGCCGATACCATCATGGAGGCGACCAAGTTACCCCTGACGACCTGGTTCCTCGCTTTCTATTTGGTGGGACAGGCCAAGACCGGCATTTCCTCCCTCGCCCTGATGCGCCATCTCGGAGTGAACTACCGCACCGCGTGGCTGGTTCACAACAAGATCATGCAGGCGATGAGCGAGCGGGAGGAGGCCTATGTCCTGCGGGGAAAGGTGCAAGTGGATGATGCCTACCTTGGGGGAGAACGACGTGGTGGCAAGACAGGTCGAGGATCGGAAAACAAGGTCCCCATCGTTGCCGCCGTCTCCCTTGATGACACTGGCTGCCCGGTTCATGTGAAGCTTTCAACAGTCCCGACGTTCTCGTTTGCAGCTATCGCTGACTGGGCCCAGGATTCATTGGCGATAGGGTGTGAAGTGGTATCTGATGGACTGGCTTGCTTCCGAGCCGTGGCAGAAGTCGGTTGCTTCCATCACCCTGTGGTAGTGAACGGACGCCATCCCAATGAGCTGCCTGAATTCCACTGGATCAACACGATACTCAGCAACCTGAAAACCAGCTTCAGCGGCACGTTTCACGCCTTGCGATTCGATAAGTACGCCGACCGCTACCTGGGCGCCTTCACTTACCGCTTCAACCGGCGCTTCAATCTTTCGGCGATGACGGACCGGGTGGTTCATGCCGTCTGTATCTGCACCGCACGTCCCGAGCGTCACCTCAGGAATGCGGAGCTTGCTACCTAA
- the moaB gene encoding molybdenum cofactor biosynthesis protein B: protein MSLAIALLTVSDSRTLADDPSGEALRQRLEAAGHRLVARRLVPDNRYRIRAEVSGWIADPAVQVVISSGGTGLTGRDGTPEAVAPLLDKTMEGFGELFRVLSFETIGTSSLQSRCLAGVANGTVLFVLPGSLDAVTTAWDRLIAAQLDGATRPCNLVQLLPRLTEPVDHPA from the coding sequence GTGAGCCTCGCCATCGCCCTGCTCACGGTCTCCGACAGCCGCACCCTGGCGGACGACCCCAGTGGCGAGGCCCTGCGTCAGCGTCTGGAGGCCGCCGGCCATCGCCTGGTGGCGCGCCGACTGGTGCCTGACAACCGCTATCGCATCCGCGCTGAGGTGAGCGGCTGGATCGCCGATCCGGCGGTGCAGGTGGTGATCAGCAGTGGCGGCACAGGCCTCACCGGCCGCGACGGCACACCGGAGGCGGTGGCTCCGTTGCTCGATAAGACGATGGAGGGCTTCGGCGAGCTGTTCCGGGTGCTCTCCTTCGAGACCATCGGCACCAGCAGCCTCCAGAGCCGCTGCCTGGCGGGGGTGGCGAACGGCACGGTGCTGTTTGTGTTGCCGGGCTCCCTCGATGCGGTGACCACCGCCTGGGATCGCCTGATCGCCGCCCAGCTTGATGGCGCCACCCGGCCCTGCAACCTGGTGCAGCTGTTGCCCAGGCTTACGGAACCGGTGGATCACCCGGCCTGA
- a CDS encoding HAD family hydrolase, giving the protein MAADPPARLLLCTDLDRTLIPNGRQPESPAARSLFARLVQRPEVTLAYVSGRDAALVAEAIVDYALPSPDWVVADVGTTLLEVAPDGWRAHRGWHQSIGVDWAGRTAQDLHQLLADLSPLDLQEPAKQNTYKLSYYLHLDVDVPSLCAEIERRLELEQLRASLITSMDEQAEIGLLDVLPPAATKLHAVRFLMELLGFDSSETLFCGDSGNDLPVMTSDLPSVLVANADPALMAQLGCSAGERSPRETLYLAQGGFMGMNGNYAAGIVEGVLHFHPQLSGWLAEPC; this is encoded by the coding sequence ATGGCTGCTGACCCTCCGGCCCGGTTGTTGCTCTGCACGGATCTCGACCGCACCCTGATCCCCAATGGGCGGCAGCCTGAGTCGCCCGCCGCCAGAAGCCTGTTCGCCCGCCTGGTCCAGCGGCCCGAGGTGACTCTGGCCTATGTCAGCGGCCGCGATGCCGCCCTCGTGGCGGAGGCGATCGTGGACTATGCCCTCCCATCACCGGACTGGGTGGTGGCCGATGTGGGCACCACTCTCCTGGAGGTGGCTCCCGATGGCTGGCGGGCCCATCGCGGATGGCACCAGAGCATCGGGGTGGATTGGGCCGGTCGCACGGCCCAGGATCTCCACCAGTTGCTGGCGGATCTCTCCCCCCTGGACTTGCAGGAGCCCGCCAAGCAGAACACCTACAAGTTGAGCTACTACCTCCACCTGGATGTTGACGTTCCCAGCCTCTGCGCTGAAATCGAGCGGCGGCTGGAGCTTGAACAGCTGCGCGCCAGTCTGATCACCAGCATGGATGAGCAGGCTGAGATCGGCTTGCTGGATGTGTTGCCGCCTGCAGCCACCAAGTTGCATGCGGTGCGCTTTCTGATGGAACTGCTGGGTTTTGATTCCTCTGAGACCCTCTTCTGTGGGGACAGCGGCAATGATCTGCCGGTGATGACGAGTGACCTCCCTTCGGTTCTTGTGGCCAATGCAGATCCTGCGCTGATGGCCCAGCTAGGCTGTTCTGCGGGGGAGCGATCCCCTCGGGAGACTCTCTATCTGGCACAGGGCGGCTTCATGGGGATGAACGGCAACTACGCCGCCGGAATTGTGGAAGGAGTGCTTCACTTCCACCCGCAGTTATCGGGCTGGTTGGCCGAGCCTTGTTGA
- a CDS encoding HAD-IIB family hydrolase, protein MALPPASAPGGTLQASEVPQEPLRILLISIHGLIRGSQLELGRDPDTGGQTKYVVELAKALARSPWVAGVDLVTRRIEDPAVSGDYAEPLEPLADKARIVRIDAGPPDYLRKEELWDHLDSFADHLFTWIQNQPARPDVLHSHYADAGYVGVKLARMTGLPLVHTGHSLGRDKYRRLISMGLALEKIEDDYKISRRIDAEEEVINQAALVITSTRNEIEDQYELYDCYNPDKMVVVPPGTDLQQFHVADGSDPLQGSGFQDGLQVSLKDPTKPMILALSRPDLRKNIITLLEAYGESKPLQRLANLVIVAGNRDDVRDLDEGPQTVFTELLIAMDSYDLYGLAALPKHHSSDEVPLIYRLAASTRGVFVNPALTEPFGLTLLEAAASGLPLVATENGGPVDIIANCRNGLLVDPLNKEAIAQALITILEDANQWQTFSHNGVRHVAQFYSWDAHAEAYLHQLNQLVHQQRSPLASSRILSGDRRRTKAIFTAIDNTLLGDREGLSLLSQLIRERRKGCLFGIATGRRLDSVLTIIREYDIPVPDILITSLGTEIYYAPHWLPDLAWAKHINHLWTPQVLRATLKELPGLQPQSRKEQSQFKYSYHYDSQHAPSLDQVRAILRQQDLSVNVTLSFGQYLDFVPVRASKGQALRFIAQRWNIPLDRILATGGSGGDEDMLRGNTLGVVVANRHREELSILGDTEHVYLAEQSHARGILEALEHYDFFNL, encoded by the coding sequence ATGGCCCTCCCCCCAGCCAGTGCCCCTGGCGGCACGCTGCAGGCCTCGGAGGTGCCCCAGGAGCCGCTCAGGATCCTGCTGATCAGCATCCATGGCCTGATCCGGGGCAGCCAGCTCGAACTCGGCCGGGATCCCGACACGGGCGGGCAGACCAAGTACGTGGTGGAGCTGGCCAAGGCCCTGGCCCGCAGCCCCTGGGTGGCGGGTGTGGATCTGGTCACCCGCCGGATCGAGGATCCCGCCGTCAGCGGCGACTATGCCGAGCCTCTGGAGCCGCTGGCAGACAAAGCGAGGATCGTGCGGATCGACGCGGGCCCGCCCGATTACCTCCGCAAGGAGGAACTCTGGGATCACCTCGACAGTTTTGCCGACCATCTCTTTACCTGGATCCAGAATCAGCCCGCCAGGCCCGATGTGCTGCACAGCCACTATGCGGATGCCGGTTACGTGGGCGTCAAACTTGCCCGTATGACGGGGCTGCCCCTGGTGCATACGGGCCACTCGCTGGGGCGTGACAAGTATCGACGCTTGATCTCCATGGGTCTCGCCCTTGAAAAGATCGAGGACGATTACAAGATCTCCAGGCGTATTGATGCCGAAGAGGAGGTGATCAACCAGGCGGCGCTCGTGATCACCAGCACGCGCAATGAAATCGAAGATCAGTATGAACTCTATGACTGTTACAACCCTGACAAGATGGTGGTCGTCCCGCCCGGCACAGACCTCCAGCAGTTTCATGTTGCTGATGGGTCTGATCCGCTTCAGGGCTCGGGTTTTCAGGACGGGCTTCAGGTTTCTCTGAAGGATCCGACCAAGCCCATGATTCTGGCGCTCTCCAGACCGGATCTGCGCAAGAACATCATCACGCTGCTGGAAGCCTACGGAGAGTCGAAGCCACTCCAGAGACTCGCCAATCTGGTGATCGTGGCCGGCAATCGTGATGACGTGCGGGATCTCGATGAAGGCCCCCAGACGGTGTTCACCGAGTTGCTGATTGCCATGGATTCCTATGACCTCTATGGCCTGGCCGCCCTGCCCAAGCACCACAGCTCCGATGAGGTTCCCCTCATCTATCGCCTGGCAGCCAGCACCCGGGGTGTGTTCGTCAATCCTGCTCTAACAGAGCCCTTTGGCCTGACCCTGCTGGAGGCAGCCGCCAGTGGCCTGCCTTTGGTGGCCACGGAGAATGGTGGCCCGGTGGACATCATTGCCAACTGCCGCAATGGCCTGTTGGTGGATCCCCTCAACAAGGAGGCGATTGCCCAGGCCCTGATCACCATTCTTGAAGATGCCAACCAGTGGCAGACCTTCTCACACAATGGAGTGCGCCATGTGGCCCAATTCTATTCCTGGGATGCCCATGCCGAGGCTTATCTCCATCAGCTCAACCAGCTGGTTCATCAGCAGCGATCGCCCCTGGCCTCCTCGCGAATCCTCAGCGGCGACCGCCGGCGCACCAAGGCCATCTTCACCGCCATTGACAACACGTTGCTGGGGGATCGGGAAGGCCTGAGTCTGCTCAGCCAGTTGATCCGTGAGCGCCGCAAGGGCTGTCTGTTCGGGATTGCCACCGGGCGGCGTCTCGATTCCGTCCTGACGATCATTCGCGAGTATGATATCCCTGTGCCGGATATCTTGATCACCAGCCTCGGTACGGAAATTTACTATGCTCCCCACTGGCTACCCGATCTAGCCTGGGCCAAGCACATCAATCACCTCTGGACTCCCCAGGTGCTCAGGGCGACGCTGAAGGAGCTACCTGGTCTGCAGCCTCAGTCGAGAAAGGAACAAAGTCAATTTAAATATTCCTATCACTATGATAGTCAACATGCACCGTCTCTGGATCAGGTCAGGGCCATTCTCAGGCAGCAAGACCTATCGGTCAATGTGACTCTGTCATTTGGTCAGTATCTCGACTTTGTGCCTGTCCGGGCCTCCAAGGGGCAGGCCTTGCGATTCATCGCCCAGCGCTGGAATATCCCGTTGGATCGGATCCTGGCCACCGGGGGGTCCGGTGGCGATGAAGACATGCTGCGCGGCAACACCCTGGGGGTTGTTGTTGCTAACCGTCACCGGGAGGAACTGTCCATTCTGGGAGATACCGAGCATGTCTATCTCGCGGAGCAATCCCACGCCAGAGGGATCCTTGAGGCCCTTGAACACTATGACTTCTTCAATCTCTAG